From Novipirellula galeiformis, the proteins below share one genomic window:
- a CDS encoding acyl carrier protein yields the protein MSSEQIEILNTVASIVSDLFGVDADQISIDTTRDSIDGWDSLQQVNLIMDVESHFQIHLLESQIARIQGIRELVAVIEEQQSSRLDP from the coding sequence ATGAGCAGCGAACAAATCGAAATTCTGAATACCGTCGCATCAATCGTCAGCGATCTGTTCGGCGTTGATGCGGACCAGATCAGCATCGATACCACGCGTGATTCAATCGACGGTTGGGATTCGCTGCAGCAGGTCAACCTGATCATGGACGTTGAAAGCCATTTTCAAATCCATCTATTGGAATCTCAGATCGCAAGGATTCAAGGAATCCGCGAACTGGTCGCGGTAATTGAAGAACAACAAAGCTCGCGGCTCGATCCCTAA
- a CDS encoding glycosyltransferase family 2 protein, whose translation MSTSTLPLTIAIPTLGREQVLVDTIQMLLDQTPRASEILVVDQSAEHDPSVAAHLAAWHHDNHIVWLQLDKASQPGALNEALRRASQEFVLFLDDDIRIDSGFLAAHMDGFSSDEIWAVAGQVLQPGENPDDDYVHTESNGCFADADFRFRSNRPAMIENAMSGNMTVRRQRALQVGGFDENFTPPVAYRFDNEFSKRLCKSGGKIAFLPKARIYHLRAPRGGTRSNSNHLTSMSPEHGIGDHYFALLHGRGLKRWTYISRRMVREVCTRFHLKHPWWIPVKFIGETRAFIGAIALRVSGPRLIQTISDDER comes from the coding sequence ATGTCAACGTCGACTCTTCCCCTCACGATTGCCATTCCGACACTGGGCCGGGAACAGGTACTCGTGGACACTATCCAGATGCTGCTGGACCAGACCCCACGCGCAAGCGAGATTCTGGTCGTTGACCAATCTGCCGAGCACGATCCGTCGGTAGCCGCGCACCTCGCCGCGTGGCATCACGACAATCACATCGTTTGGCTGCAACTCGACAAGGCGTCTCAGCCCGGGGCGTTGAACGAGGCCTTGAGACGAGCAAGCCAAGAGTTCGTACTTTTTCTGGATGACGATATCAGAATCGATTCCGGGTTCCTTGCGGCTCACATGGACGGCTTCTCGAGTGATGAAATCTGGGCAGTCGCGGGGCAGGTGTTACAGCCGGGTGAGAATCCTGATGACGACTATGTCCATACCGAGAGTAACGGCTGCTTTGCCGACGCCGACTTTCGATTCCGTTCGAACCGTCCCGCGATGATCGAAAACGCGATGTCGGGCAATATGACCGTCCGCCGCCAGCGCGCGTTACAAGTTGGAGGCTTCGATGAGAACTTCACACCTCCGGTCGCCTATCGATTTGACAACGAATTCAGCAAGCGGTTGTGCAAGTCGGGCGGCAAAATAGCGTTTCTACCGAAAGCACGCATCTATCATCTGCGGGCACCGCGCGGTGGTACCCGCAGCAACAGCAATCACCTCACTTCGATGTCACCAGAACATGGTATCGGTGACCACTATTTCGCGTTGCTGCACGGTCGCGGTTTGAAACGCTGGACTTACATCAGCCGGCGAATGGTTCGCGAAGTCTGCACCCGATTTCATCTCAAGCATCCTTGGTGGATCCCTGTAAAATTCATTGGCGAAACCAGAGCGTTCATTGGCGCAATCGCGCTACGAGTTTCGGGACCGCGACTCATCCAGACAATATCGGATGACGAACGGTGA